From Phragmites australis chromosome 5, lpPhrAust1.1, whole genome shotgun sequence, a single genomic window includes:
- the LOC133918431 gene encoding OVARIAN TUMOR DOMAIN-containing deubiquitinating enzyme 11-like, which translates to MSEQQDHVSKSSCSSISTSTPGSEEEVTIGTLTTEAPNSGKSLGRRLSHLDSIPHTPRVNGKIPDVSNATIDHETLLERLGTYGLAEYQIEGDGNCQFRALADQIFRNPDYHKHVRKAVVKQLKEFKKHYEGYVPMEYKVYLKKMKRSGEWGDHVTLQAAADRFAAKICLLTSFRDTCLVEIVPRDATPTRELWLSFWCEVHYNSLYAIEDLPTRKTKKKHWLF; encoded by the exons ATGTCTGAACAACAGGATCATGTTAGCAAAAGCTCATGCTCAAGTATTAGCACCAGTACTCCGGGGAGTGAGGAGGAAGTGACCATTGGTACCCTTACAACTGAAGCGCCGAACAGTGGAAAGAGTCTTGGAAGACGCCTGTCCCACTTAGATTCTATCCCG CACACTCCTCGAGTTAATGGGAAAATTCCAGATGTTAGTAATGCGACGATAGATCATGAAACATTGTTGGAAAG ATTAGGCACATACGGCTTAGCTGAATATCAAATAGAAGGAGACGGGAATTGTCAG TTCCGAGCTCTGGCAGACCAGATATTCCGCAATCCTGACTATCACAAACATGTGAGGAAGGCAGTAGTCAAACAG CTAAAGGAATTCAAGAAGCACTATGAAGGCTATGTACCAATGGAATATAAGGTttatttgaagaaaatgaaaag ATCTGGGGAATGGGGAGATCATGTGACCTTACAGGCAGCTGCAGACAGG TTTGCTGCTAAAATATGTCTGTTGACGTCATTTAGAGACACATGCCTAGTCGAGATAGTCCCCAGAGATGCTACGCCCACAAGAG AGCTTTGGCTAAGTTTCTGGTGCGAAGTACACTACAATTCATTGTATGCAATTGAAG ATCTGCCGACACGCAAAACTAAAAAGAAGCACTGGCTGTTCTAG
- the LOC133918430 gene encoding O-fucosyltransferase 23-like: protein MNILLDLKHLKLISLPARPVICKGLLIVIAFIVLRTIVSPFLAINSSQKEEFYESTVPDLLPGVRRDKFVEVPQIIWGLNNQKIAFARACLTARFLNRSLLMPSLSASLFYKEVDLLRPISFDKVFDFKKFNARCHGFVRLARYSEVSNRTEPFKLQKGSGRRWTVERDLDQLQQSRGGKVDDFEVIEIIGKHPFLWPDHWPVKDYARIFDCLVLAPEIETEVVKVISKIREADQKARHEAGISHSKHRRDGSTNLPVPYIAVHMRIEKDWMIHCKKWEQRSNSKEICSSKEEIIHKVSQITDLRRPVVVYLAVADSLLEDDSITSGWRVGMVAYEKKKLGVTDIYDRQPYLIKSAIDFEVCSRADVFVGNSFSTFSNLVVLSRTERLYNLGKVSSCGENVGLSSYAYNVIGDDGGPQRWMTDMSDTSLQRLSYGTNNVSCH, encoded by the coding sequence ATGAACATCCTACTAGACCTTAAGCATCTCAAGCTCATTAGCTTGCCCGCAAGGCCTGTTATTTGCAAAGGCCTTCTGATAGTGATTGCTTTTATTGTATTGAGAACAATTGTATCTCCTTTTCTTGCCATAAACTCGTCTCAGAAAGAAGAATTTTACGAGTCAACAGTCCCTGACTTGCTTCCTGGAGTTAGGCGAGACAAGTTTGTTGAGGTCCCACAGATTATATGGGGATTGAACAACCAGAAGATTGCATTTGCCAGAGCATGCTTGACTGCGAGATTTCTAAATAGATCTCTTCTCATGCCGAGTCTGAGCGCCTCGCTCTTCTACAAAGAGGTTGACTTGCTGCGGCCTATCAGTTTTGACAAGGTATTTGACTTTAAGAAGTTCAATGCACGTTGTCATGGCTTTGTAAGGTTAGCCCGGTATTCAGAAGTTTCAAATCGAACTGAGCCTTTCAAACTCCAAAAGGGGAGTGGTAGAAGGTGGACAGTGGAGAGAGACTTGGATCAACTACAGCAATCCAGAGGGGGTAAGGTAGATGACTTTGAAGTCATTGAAATCATCGGGAAACATCCATTTCTGTGGCCTGACCACTGGCCAGTCAAAGATTATGCCAGGATCTTTGATTGCCTTGTCTTAGCTCCTGAGATAGAAACTGAAGTGGTTAAGGTCATATCCAAGATTAGAGAGGCAGACCAAAAGGCAAGACATGAAGCTGGCATTTCTCATAGTAAGCATAGGAGAGATGGCTCAACGAATTTGCCTGTGCCGTATATTGCTGTTCACATGAGAATAGAAAAAGATTGGATGATACATTGCAAGAAGTGGGAGCAGCGGTCCAACTCAAAAGAAATCTGCAGTAGTAAAGAAGAGATCATTCATAAGGTCTCACAGATCACTGATCTACGTCGGCCAGTTGTAGTTTATCTTGCAGTAGCTGACAGCCTTCTTGAAGATGATTCAATAACCAGTGGGTGGAGAGTAGGTATGGTTGCTTATGAGAAGAAGAAACTTGGAGTTACTGACATCTATGATAGGCAACCATATCTTATAAAGTCTGCCATTGACTTTGAGGTCTGCTCGAGAGCAGATGTGTTTGTTGGCAATAGCTTCTCAACATTCTCCAATCTTGTAGTGCTGTCCCGAACAGAAAGGTTATATAACCTGGGAAAGGTGAGCTCATGCGGCGAGAACGTTGGGCTTTCATCTTATGCATACAATGTCATTGGAGATGATGGTGGGCCACAGAGATGGATGACAGATATGTCAGATACAAGCCTTCAAAGGTTAAGTTATGGAACGAATAATGTTTCATGCCACTGA